One window of Chamaesiphon minutus PCC 6605 genomic DNA carries:
- a CDS encoding pentapeptide repeat-containing protein: MTAEDFLTHCKIPEKGYTKVDFRGVDLSSMDLSGSDIRGVINLSGANLRGANLTGVKWKGVDLRGADLSDAVLKDASMEDINLSGNSIPADCEGVEFVTCYMYGCGFINLNNAVFRNCWLLGADFEHASIQNTKFIDTHLNGASFRADMQYIEFTRCDLSGSYIGESRFDNIRVEESHLKGVNFDGGVFNICEFIRSDLRGMIFNERILTKERVSQASIAGSMEQTIFEDTILSDVQHLVSYGERKRNRGKIE, encoded by the coding sequence ATGACTGCTGAAGATTTTTTAACTCATTGTAAAATTCCAGAAAAAGGTTATACAAAAGTTGATTTTAGAGGAGTCGATCTTAGTAGTATGGACTTAAGCGGCTCAGACATCCGAGGTGTTATTAATCTTAGCGGAGCCAACTTAAGAGGTGCAAATCTAACTGGAGTCAAGTGGAAAGGGGTAGATCTTAGGGGAGCTGACTTGAGTGATGCCGTTTTGAAAGATGCTTCGATGGAAGATATCAACTTAAGTGGGAATAGTATTCCTGCTGATTGTGAAGGAGTTGAATTCGTCACATGTTACATGTACGGCTGTGGATTTATAAATTTGAATAATGCTGTCTTTCGTAACTGTTGGCTGCTAGGAGCGGATTTTGAACACGCTAGCATTCAAAATACCAAATTCATTGACACACATTTAAATGGTGCTTCTTTTAGAGCAGACATGCAATATATTGAATTTACTCGATGTGATTTGAGTGGAAGCTATATTGGAGAGTCTAGGTTTGACAATATTCGGGTCGAAGAAAGTCATCTCAAAGGCGTGAATTTTGACGGAGGTGTTTTTAATATTTGTGAATTTATCAGATCGGATTTGAGAGGAATGATTTTTAATGAAAGGATATTGACTAAAGAAAGAGTCTCACAAGCAAGTATTGCTGGAAGTATGGAGCAAACTATCTTTGAGGATACTATCTTGAGTGATGTACAGCACTTGGTAAGTTACGGAGAAAGAAAAAGAAACCGAGGGAAAATAGAGTAA